The Prinia subflava isolate CZ2003 ecotype Zambia chromosome 6, Cam_Psub_1.2, whole genome shotgun sequence genome contains the following window.
TGAGGCAGAGGTGAAATCCTTCCCTTTTAGCgaaagaaaatgttctgtttgACTTCAGATATAAATTTTTCCCCCCCAGTTTTTctggaacagaaataaaacctaatGAAACAGATAGCAGATAAATAACTGGGATCCTCACTGACTGCCAGCTCTCATTTCCACTCAGATGTTCCCAAGCTGGCATCCATCCTCCTCTCATCCCTTCTCATTTCTCTCATCTCCTTATTttcctgcagaacagcagctctgaagaGCAAGGACTCACAGGCCTGGGTTCAACTGGGGTTCAACTCCTGGGTGTGCAGGATGGGGAGTTCCAATGCAGAGCAAGGATGCTGGTGGGGAAGACCTCCTGCCCAAAACTGCAGAGTTGCAGGAACTCCGAAGGAGCTCGAGCCAGGGATTTTTGAGCTTGggattttccagaggagagggcTTTTCTAATGAGAGGCCAGGTGGAAAAAGGAGAATCTGGATGTAGAAGGACAGGGAActcactgctggggctgccaaagcAAACTGGGGATGGGAAACACTAGAAACTTTGGTAAATGTAACCAAAGAGAGGAATGAGCGAGTTTGGAGAGGCTTCTGCAGAGAGGTCAAGGCAGCAATGAGTGTCCTGTTCTCCACAGTGAGAGTTCTCCAAGTGACCCCAAAGAGGGGGATTTGGAGCGTGGAGCAGGCTCCAGGTGCATCCTTGGGGAGGATGGGGAAGCCTAAACAAGCAAGTCACAAGGAACACTTCTGCTGGGACACATCTTCTAGCAAGTTGTTTTTGAGAGTTTTCTTACCAGCTTTGCTAAGCCAACCTGGCAGCCCCCCTTCCTCAGCCCTAGACATGCAGGGAGAAGTTTTAACTGGGTGCACCCCAGCAGGGATCTTCTCTCCCTGGGTGCAGGATAGATCACAGCCAGTCTTGGCTTGGTAGCAGGACTTCATGCTTATTCTTTATTTCCAGAGGGATTTACACAATGAAAAGACATGGATGGAAATTTTTGCCCCACCTGGCTGACTCCCGTGTCCTTGTAAGCACATGGGCAATGGTGGGCTGGTGGGGGGGCATACCCTTCAGTGTGGGGCTCCTGTGTTCCTagaacagagcagaggaggctggagccctTTAAAtgatcctgctgctgttcagctgcCTTTCTGCCCCTTGGCTGCTTTCCACCTCTCCCCAAAATCCGGGGTGATGCGGTCAAGCCCCAACGAGACATCCTGGGTGACTCAGGCCCGCTGCTGTTGTCAGTGGCACACGGCCCAGGGTAGAGATGCCGCTGTGGCTGTTTGCAgtgggatgggcagggacagcagccctAGGGGCTGCCACTGGCACCTCCCTGCCCCATGGGACGTTCTGCAGGGATGCTGACGTGGGGGATgtggggggcagagggagggtaCCCGGCAGGGAGGTCAGCATGGTGTGGGGTGCTGGAACAGTGGGTTTTGGTGCTCCTCaccctcagggctgggcagttGCCAAAAGAGCTCTGACCACAGCTGGATTTCCTGGTAAAAATAACTCCACGGCATAAACTTTCACAGCAGGAAGAGcggagagcagctggagcttcACTCCCTCCCGCTACCACATCAGCAAACATCTGCCCGGGCCAGTGTGAATCACAGCAAGGAGGGAATGGCTCTGGTTGGCACTGCCAAAACCCAGGGGGAATTCTGGGGGGCTGCGGGTAGAATAAATACTGGGCCGGACTGATTCCCAGAGGGAAGAGCACCGACggtggaggggggaaaaaggggatgCGGCGAGAAGCCTTTCCGGAGAGGAGTGGGGGAAGACGGCTGGCCCTGGGCAGTGATGCTGTTTGATTTTGTGGTATTTCCTTTGTTTACCGTGTGTCCCAGAAGGATGGGGCCGGGCTGCCTGTGCGGTGTCGGTCTGAGCCCGTTTGCTCTGCCAGGGCGTGGTGGGAGCCGCTTTCCCAGCCcggctgcaggctggggacgGCGGTGCCTGCATTCCCGAcgggagctgctctcctgctcacCGAGGCACTGCCAGCCATGGGCCGGGAAAGGAGGACCTGCACATCGCCTGCTGGCACTTCTGCCTTCCCACCAGGACTTTTCCCGGGTGGTGCTGGCTGTGCTTCCCCTCCCTGCGCTCTGCCAGCTGGAGGATGCAGCCAGAGTGCTGCAGGGGATGCTCTCGGTCAGGAGGTGACCATGGAGCCACCTTGCTAAGCCAGGAGGGGCCGTGCCCACCCTGCCGAGCCAAGGGCACCCCCCAGTCCCCACGGCACCCCCCAGTCCCCACGGCAGCCCCCGGTCCCCACGGCACCCCCCGGTCCCCATGGCACCCCCCGGTCCCCATGGCACCCCCCGGTCCCCACGGCAGCCCCCGGTCCCCACGGCACACCCACAGGATGCGGTGGCTCCTGTCGGTGCCCAGCGGGCCGTGCCAGCGGTGGgtcccctggccctgccagggcccGTGTGGCAGCCCCGGGAGGAGAAGCCGGTAATTTTCCACTATCCCGGGCACGGGAGGCTCGGAGCAGGCGCTGCAGACCTGGCCGTGCTCCACGGCGGGTTCACACCTCTTGCTTTCGCAAGACGCGCGATGATAAAAACCCCGAAAGGCAAAGAAAGGCCATGGCTCTGATTCACTCGGCGTGCTGCAAGCTGTCCCGCTTTGTTCCCTCTCCTCTCGcttgcccctctgcccccattttgggagaggagaggggggTAGTTCATGTCCCCGGGCTATTTcaggcagtggcagtggcagtgactCAGGTAGGCCGACGCTGccaccctgctcctctcccagcgAGCCCAGGATCTGCTGTGACACCTCCTAATTGCTCAAGATAGatcacttaagaaaaaaaatcttccataTGGTCCacgggatttaatttttttttaatgcatttttttctcccccttgcTTCTACAACTGTTACAGGGAGAGatatttttccccctgtttGACACAGATATAATCTTCTTCTGATACACAAATGCCAGAtggcacagcaaaaaaagataataaatgtGTCTGCAGCCTCGACAGTTGAGTCTGGGAACCTGGGAAAtggctgtggaggagctgggagtggCTGGGCTGAGGGTTGGATTTTTTGTGGGGGGGGAAAGGTGGAGCATTTCATGGAAAGTGGTTTGAGGAACCTGGGAATGCTCTGTGACCATCCCATGTCCACTCCCTGCCAGGCATCCCGGTCTGGGATTTGAACTGCTGCCAGTGATGAGCAAACCAAAGGAAACGCAGGTGGTGGAGGGAGGTTGTTCTTAAATTTACCACTGGGATGCGATGAGaagcagggaaaacaaatcCTAGAAACCCGATGTAGGactgtgagcacagccctgcctgctgcaagGTGCTGAGCAGGGTGACAGAGAAAGCCCTTAATTTGGTTAGGGCCACATCACAATATGTAAATGTTGCTTAATGCTAATCTGCTAATGTGCTCTCTCTAATTATGGGGATGAAAAATGACTCTTGTCTTGCCTTGTGCTCCGGGATAACCTTGGAAATGCGGCCTGTCACTGCAGCGAGGCATTTCCTCCCCAAACCTGTGTTTAATAAACAAATATAAGAGCAGTCAGGTTATAAAGCACTTTCCTGGAAAAGgggagatgattttttttttcctctgctccagctgcttgGATTTCTCCACCCTGAGCTTTGCCTCTTCACTACTGTCCATgggggatgcaggcagggattgTGCAGGACCTGGAATGGAGTCACCATTCCTTGGAGGAGCTCAGAAAATGAGTGGATGTGGCACTAGGGGACACGGTTTACTGGTGAACATGGTGGTGCTCATTCATGGTGGGGCTCAAGGCCTTTTCCAACAtcagtgattccatgattctatgcAAGCATACCCACCGTGAGCCTGCATTGTACACAGACTGGGGACCTGTGAGCCAAAATATCCCCATTGGTCACCTCAAATCCATCGTGGAGGGTGGCTCCATGAGTGGTGGGGAAGTCTGCGTGGCTCTGTGTCCATCCTCCACAGGTCCATCCAGGAATTTTCCACAGCCTCTGTACGAATAACCAGCAAAACCATCCCCAAGCCAGCCAGGGGCTCGTGCTTGAGGTTGTGCAACCACTTTTTTTAAGAGCTTTACCATAAAAATACAAACTCCATGGGAGGCCAAAGGGCAGGAGAACCTGCTCACACATGAGGAAATAGAGCTGGAATTGCTTTTATGGAGAGGAACAACTGCCCGTGCTGGCACATTTCCTCCAGAGCAAGGGCTTGGCCCACCATGTCCCATGGGatctctgtgctggggaccTGTCCTTGCACCCAGATTCTGGATTTCAACCTTGGAGGCTCTTGCCCAAAAAAATGTGAGGGGAAATGGAAACAGGAGTGAAACACCAGATGGACACTGCCTGCTTCCCTCCAAATTCTTGGTGCCTGTGCTTTCCTGAATGTTTTCCAGAAAGCCTTGAACAGTGCTCAAGCTTTATTTTTGACAGAAGAGGTGGGAGATGGTCACAAATAGCATTTTTCCAGCCTCTGGGCACATAAGCCAgggaggaaatattttctggCTGACCTGCAGCCGGCAGCGTCCAGGCTTTTCCAGAGGCAGCTGCCGAGGTTTGCCAAGGAGACCTTGGGCAGATGTGCTGCTGACTCAGGACACGTCGAAGCGTGGGTGTTTTATGGGAGCTCTCACAGGGTTAAAGAACAGTGGACACGCAGTGAAAAATGAGTGTCTCTTCTAAGCTAAGGAGCTGTTGAGACAGCAAAGCGATTATTAGATTTCCCCCCCCAACATTTATTAAGTTTGTGCGTGTCTCCGaggtgtttctgctgctcctcactgtATCTCCGGATGTGTCAGCTCTACCAGGGCATTTCCAATTATCCTCTCCCCTGCCAGATAAGTGGGTCTCAAACAGGACTTTTAATTCCTtgggagagaaaaagggaaaaggagagaagaagcAGCTCAGccattctgtattttaaatggCCTTTGGATAGCAAGTGCACAGGAGAGCACATGCATTCCCACAGGGGTAGGTGATGCTCCTTCACTCCTCACCGCTCTATCCTAGACATTTCCTCTTGCAGAGAACCAGGAATCAGGCAAATTTGGGACATTTTctgggctggggttttttttcagcaattCTGACTGTCTGGAGAAGTTCCCTTCAAAATACACATGCAATGAGTGGGCACCAGcagtggggttttgggggaATTCCACTGACATTTCTCCGCTGCATGCCCTCCGTGCTTCCCGGGGCTCGGAGGCTTTGCCACGTGCAGCAGTGAGCACAGGAAGGTGCGTGCAGCTCTGTTCCACTGACCTGTGTCCAGGGTTACCTGGGCTGGGTCAGGAGGAGCTCAGAAGTGCCCGAGGCTGGATTTCACAAGGCATCTCATATCTCACAGGCAGATGGATTCGGTGCTTAACTTCCAGGGAGATCTCCCCAGCCGGCCTGAAGTGCCTTTGCAGCCTTGCTGGGGCAGAGCAATTTGGGGGAAAATGTGGCTCTTAACAGCGTGTGGGTCACGGTGAAGcttttctgctgagcagctgtggctgctgagggGCCGAGACAGATCCAGGCGACTTCCAAACGCTCCCACCCCTCCAGCCATGCGTCCAGGACCagccctggcaacctgccctgctcccacagcatcAGGGAGCAACACACGGAGGC
Protein-coding sequences here:
- the LOC134551872 gene encoding uncharacterized protein LOC134551872; the encoded protein is MDSSEERGKREEREQSGTACSTPSESEPWPFFAFRGFYHRASCESKRCEPAVEHGQVCSACSEPPVPGIVENYRLLLPGLPHGPWQGQGTHRWHGPLGTDRSHRILTLAASSSWQSAGRGSTASTTREKSWWEGRSASRRCAGPPFPAHGWQCLGEQESSSRRECRHRRPQPAAGLGKRLPPRPGRANGLRPTPHRQPGPILLGHTEHRSPTLKGMPPHQPTIAHVLTRTRESASSRALLPGINISLQRALHLTSSNFSPAEHPLKSSSAEDKAHWCSILVEVPLPLDAASSILTNSSRMSPGNPHNSLAFNTQQEELVPIPPIQNNLPMFENKQQKYVPAGVTSSMLSCL